Within the Montipora foliosa isolate CH-2021 unplaced genomic scaffold, ASM3666993v2 scaffold_476, whole genome shotgun sequence genome, the region ttcaggaatgaaactcgaatttttattgttaactagaattaaataacaatcatctgtactctttttggacagaaataatcgatccgttgctggtttgtttggctttaaaatgcgagcgaacaacaTGTCTTTTTACTCCGTttgccaaactgtttttcgatgtgcctcgacagtgacaagaaaattttgcacttatgttctaaacatgtaatttcaatgagttctcgtaaaagtataaggagaaatatcaccagcttgtgttttcagaattttgtttagagcacgtacaggtaatttgtttgaagtttgtcctttctagccgattctggttctaagcaaagctggcgtgtttcaataaaatacttcaaaatgtAGATGACCTCtctttcagagataaagtggaataaataaagtacatcaataagacagtactccttgtttgaccttgaaccgacaaagacgatctgtcacatcacgagctatagtacatctgtgatttctaattttagcttgattcctattcgctggcttttgacagtggactctgaaatggcttctttcctttttcgttcgcttgctgaggatttgcttgtttttatttaaagctcttgcgattcaagaaaaatcaattgcctaactggtgaattcgacagtagatttcgctggaaaaaccgatatcacattcatcccttcgtgattcatgcgatcagtcggttttgcaggtgaaattaactgtggaattcactagttaggcagggaataaaatgacataattaaacaatatccgggaaaaccaaaaggcggtcagttccaaagcctttttttttacttatccTACAGctagtaagaataaacaagccaggagctccgcttttaggcttggctaaatctatatattatttcttAGAACTCTCTCTGGGTTTTCCCAGCATGATATGCTTTAGAGCACTTGTGGTGCACCTTGCTCCGGGTGTGGGCTTGTAACGTTGTTCTTCGAAAAGTACTTGTGGCAGTGTAGAGTGAGCTACTTTTACCTGCAAGGGCAGGAAAGTCAACGCAGAATTTAAGgtgcatttgattttttttttccgaattgTAGACCAACCACGGAAAGTCCTTACACCAACGTGGATTGGAGCTTCCTCAGACGTCTGCTTTCATAATTACTCTCACGTTTCGGAATCTCTGAGGGGACATCTTGCTCTacttttttctcctttgctCTCCTAACTTCGTCGGATGAATTTCCTTCATAATTTTTCTCGAAAAACCGAACTTGAAAAGACTCATTTCGCAGTGCACTTACAGGCTTGTTTCATACGAAAGTATCGTATGCATTTGGCCGTTCGAAAACTGGGTTCCATTGTAACAAGCATTCCTTTCGCGCggagaaagatggcggctacgAACATGTTCGTATCGGTTTTGAAGTTTATACCTATAAATTTAGAACAGACAAATAACAGCAAAGGGACGTAACgttgtttatttctttatcGTGTTTACGGTCACTACGTCATATTACTAGTCATTTTCTTCGTTGGAAATCAAACCGTTCGGCAAAATATAAGTTgaacaaaaattctgattgcccgATCGGGCAAGTCTTACAGCTGTTTTACTTGGCCACGGACACACTTCGCTTGCCCCGGGCAATTGGGCAAGCGTTAGTGTCGAACACTGTTAGCCTGAGTAGCAAGCGTTCTGTTCGacaaaagagcttcgaaaccgattttctgcaaactggccgcgcgaaagttggggcaagagactgaggtaacgcttgcaagaagaccccctatttttgaaagaCCCGctcgcccacgaacgggggcttctgattggtgcggcacagtcacaatgattgacaggtgacaaattctggagcaaaatatttctcctaagttctagcgtgacaaaggcaatggtggaagatgtggaaggtttgGAATCGTGTGTCGAAACTGAGCGAATCGGGTCTCGGGTTTTacgttgaaaaagaaaaaagaactgtcaatgcgccatctctttaactgtatagatgtaatggccgttttgccaacgagattcggaaaaagcttaatttttcaggtgtttgtcatgatgtgcggagagcgaaataaaagaacttaaaacgaagaaccgacttctcgagtatcatcgtcatttctccatttcaaagcataatgcgcgatcaagtaagtggttgaggtGAATTCTATGGGAATAACAGCctgtaatttaaatgaaaatctggactgcttggacaatatccatcaagggaaattcagtattatttacgtgtcagctgaagccgctatggcgtttccgtaattcattaaaagcaaaagattcgatcgttatttaacaaaactttgacagcgcttattgtcgacgaaaagtttggactgaactgaagtgagctttttgctcgcttgcaaaagatactttgtttacgcaggatgaattaataaaatgcctgcgaactatcagaatccacatgtttcaggatcaaggaaatcCGTCAAATTCTCTGCGTAACTTGCCTGATGTAAGCTTGAGTCTTATATCATggattgagacaagatgaagacaactacacagcctgttaaatcttctcttaattattgtgagaagaaagtGGCTCCTTTGTAAAGTTattcgattttttaaagcacttttacttgctATTTATCTACGACTTCAtgacgatttgaccaaaaacgtactgtggatTACCAACATAGCGAGGAGGTTtgcctgtaatttccaggagatttagtgcgatccatttcgtcaaccactctGCACCAACAAAATAGCCAGCCAGTCGCACCGAAATCGTCGTTAGTTTTAAACTTAAACCTATTTGAACggtttcatggtcagctttgctggagatttgcttttaacggccttacttactacccatcgaactctgtacgagtttatatgtttctaaatttcgtattttacgagcgcacggaTTTCTTaaggcctgttcaaacgcactcgactttgtataCCATACAACATTCGACTTGTATGctctacaaagtcgagtgcgtttgaacacCTTGTATAGTGCCCACTATACACGATTCGACAAGTCTAATCGTGTATAGCgatgtttgaaactggtcaaacttctacTCGACAACCACtcgacttttcctttgtttcgcaaTCACTGAAGCGATACTCTACAAAGTCGAGCTCGTTTGAACGCACCACTCGACTTGTAGAGCATTATACTGCCATGTTTTACGTCATTTCTATGGAAACGCGCGTGGAACTATGGGTAATCTTAACCCACAATTCTCTGTTTCGTCATACTTGTAGAGTGGTTGTATAGTCCGCGTATAGTACGTTTGAACACCTTACCCAACAACGCTATACAATGTCGATCATACAAAGTCGAGTGTTGTATAGTGCGTGTATAGTGCTTTTGAACAGGCTTTTACAAGttttgaaaattggctgttgttttcgataatttctattccaaccgctctgcaaatatcagctagaatttgCCCGTAAGTTtgttttcgatggtttaaacaaattctcagaagaaacataaccagtcgtacccggcttagaagctgccgttacaaatttaacatttaaaatcacactggcaaattctGCGATCACTCGGTGTttcctcggtgcctcggtttgttttgtcGGAAGCCAACatgtgttaacatggttatcttttattggctaatttgttaataagacgtcaatcagcgtgtgtcaagtcaaccataaaaaggtgggcgtttttcaaaaataggggatcttcttgcaagcgttccctcagtctcttgccccaacttccaCGCGggcagtttgcggaaaatcgtttcgaagctctttttgtcaaaaaggaacgcttgctacgcaggctaaacactgttctctacgcaattgcaaaaattgcgctcataactgcgaagatcatagcttcacttgatttcatatccgcagtttatatatgattcatttcatataccatttcatcattgattcattcctcacgagaccattggaacccacaaatgaccagctcccaacgtcagtggcttcatagctcagttggttagagcgtcgcaccggaatcgcgaggtcacgggcttaaaccctgttgaagtcctgagtttttcaggcttctctctacgcaactgcaaaaattgcgctcataactgcgaagatcatagcttcacttaattgtTATTAGTGTTGTTTTATTGCTACTAGTTTGTAAATAGCGCATGTTAATATGTATATAGATACTTGCGCTTTACaagttgattattattgattattaaGTTAAAACGGAAACGTCTTGGAAGTGTTAACGTGATACACATGGAAGCCGCTTAAAATCGGTTTAATGGAAATATCTCGTTTGCGTCTCAAGCAATACAAAAAGCCTATGCTCTAAACAGAAACCAATGTTTTTGggtgttttgcaaatttttatATTTGGGAGGGaatactttttttctcaaaatagtagtaaaatttggagaaataagaaataattaAGATTTGATGTAGTTTAAAAACTGATATATGGACACCCAAAGAGTCCCCTACCAACCTGGTGTGCTCTTGGGTTGGGTTCAACTgtctgttggtgttccaaaaataattttctttcttgtaaTTTATCCCTTCTTTAAACCTCTTAAAATGCGCTTCAAATTCACGTGTACCCCCACCTtaaaggaacctccactaaaacaacaaaataaccttAAACCACAAAACATAATGTTAACAATTAAGAatattcaacttttttttcctaATCAAAGCAGTTTGTTaccaaaaaagaattaaaaaaatttcccgggcgccgccataattgtgacgtgtcgcgGTTGACCTATTGTTCCGACACAAAAAGCTTTTGAGAAGAGTTGAGCAATGACAACGGCGACAGctacaagaacgtcacaaatttgcatatttagtgagcaaaaacaatagctttgcacgccctgcacgtgcgttttcactattgtctatttctttgccgtcgtaagcaaaacaacaacgtgaaatagccaaatttcaggttttatcaaagacgtcagcacttgatgataaattttcattttcttccctaaattaagggcctcttcatatgatcCCGGTTCATATgagctcggttaccgagatgaaattggtgtctgttcatatGATGACTTTCAGCCCGttttccgagatgaaaaatttgaaaaagtggtgacgcgaccattcaggcgtgaaatctaacgaacaagcctggcgagaattcctcgattttctttgtttaaacaacctcaaatttcttttgactttacgttaactatcaaataagactattccaagcttcattatcgaagaaaagagaactaaaagctcgATAATGTCCGatctatcacgaaaatgcattgtattattttcctcccggtaaccaggatgaagtgttcatatggcaaaatttccagcccgcttaccgagatcctggctggaaaaaccgagatctcgttaaccgagccagcccgccctctcatgtgaacacatcaaagtttttacaaaggatttagaggtaaggcgagatctcggaaaccgggccagcccggtcaaccgggctcatatgaagaggccctaagTGCCGTTCCAgcgagtgtcatttttgaggaactaccacaccgttgtcatattaaaaagacTGAAATAgccacgaagcgattaaaataagagacgacgttctcgttgccatgGGGCGTATGGAAAACCAGGAAATCCGTAATCCGGAAACGGAAACGGATCCGGATCCGAACCCGGACCCAGATCCGGGCCCGGAACCGGAACCGGAATAGGAATAAGAACCAGAAAGGTCGATGATATCCAGTTGTTTTAGTTCAGCTAAAAGAGTTGAATGTTATGTTACACACTTTAAActtcaaaattgatttttacgGATATTGTTGTGACAACAAAGTTCGTACCACTGGCGTAACTACTTTTTTGAACGGCTTGAATTATGAGAATGATTGACATTGAGACTCCTCCTTGTCCCTTGGTGGCGTGCGAGCGAATTTGTTACTGAAGCCATGGATGAAAGGagcccaaaaaagaaaattaaagtaaagtattCTGAATCACCttatttattaaaataaaatattaaggtAAGCAACTACGAACCTCGCCTCCAGATCTCGCCGCACTGGAGATCAAGAAGAAACACAGGAAATGTGAGCACTAATTAACCTGTGTGGCAGGCGTTCGAAGGGGAAAGAGAAGGGAAAGGGAGAACCACGGGAGAACGAGGAGGGTGCGAGTGAAAGGAcccctaattaatatgcatacGTAAGGCAGCTGCCAAATCTCTGACTGTCAAATGGCATCCAATCAAAAACATTCACAGGAAAATGTGCTACGCAGGAATGTGGTTTACCGCGCCATTATTCTCAAAAATCTCACGGCGGAGAGAAGTGTGAAACCAAAACACCGTCGCCCGAAAAAAAGGAGCAATCTTTCAACGACGTGTGACGAGTTTGTGAAACGAGTTTAATGGCGGAATATATCTCAACAAAATTGTGTGTGAATTTGTTCAGACCATCGCTGAAAAAGAAATCCTTTGCCCGAACGACTAACAAATGTGGCTggaatccataaaaaaaatcgaaaattctTCACAACTTGTTTGCAACGTGTGtgtaaggaaaataaaaaaactgttGCATAATCTCGAATTTCTATCCAAACTTTTTGAATCAGATCAAAAAGACAAAGTTGGCGGCCTTTTTTTAAGATTGTTTAGGTGAGAGCTCGAAAACAAACTGACGTTGAATTCAACCGCAATAGGTTGGTGCTGATTGACACAAATTTAATTCTGtagctagccaatcacgatttTTATGATTGAATCTGAGCGTGAAAAGATCGAAAAACAATAGCGTCCTCCCCTTCTCCCAGACGCGCTCTCCTCGTTCTCCCGCCGATCTCCCTTTCCTTTCCCCTTCGAATGCTTGCCACACAGGTTAATGAGTGCTCACCTTTCCTGTGAGAAGGCGGGAAGGCGAGGTTCGTAATTGTTTACCCCTAACATTATATTCCAATAAATAACgtgaatttcttttgtcttttgtgGACTCCTTTCACCCATGGCTTCAGTACCAACTTCGCTCCCACGCCACCAAGGGACGAGGAGAAGACTCAATGTCAATCATTCTCGTAACTTGAGCCGTTTAAGGGCCCTCTGACCCATTTTTAGGAGCTGTTGCTAAGGAATATGTTTGTGGTGTAACTTGGAAATTTTTTGCTACAGATAGGTCATTTTATAACACAGCCCTTGTTATCAATATCGAAAATGAACAATGACGTCATCCGGTCACGCCCATGATCACGTGACCAGAAACGAAAATCTCTATAATCCTGGAAGTGTGCCATTTTGATGACCGTTTTTCTGTGGATTTAGTGTGTCTATATAAATTCACATTAAACTATGCTGAGATTTTGTTTGACTGCTTTAATGCAAACTTTAAAACCCAGGTCTAAGCTTTGAAATTCtcataatttgtttgaaatgaTAGAATTCTGTAAAATGCAACCATAGTTTAATTTGTAATCACAGTTTAAATAGTCTGTCATCGAAAAAATGGAATTCGACGCAAAAACCGCGATTATTATAGGGTTTTTTTGTAAACCGGAAGAAAAGGAAGCAAACCGGAAGTGTTTTCGCTACGCATGCTCTGCATTTCTTGtatcttgtttgttctttgtgaAATTTACACAGAAATCGTGCAGTTTTTGGGGAGAGAATTCGCACGTCTCGTACATCGCAGCAGTGTTGACCTGTTCGGGTAGCGTAGATTGCGAAGACAGAGCAAACGAAATTTCAGTCTGTGTGCCAACATTGTCAGTAAGGTTTGAAGGTGATGATTCAGTGGAACATATTTTTACGTGGCAGCCAACATCCTTTTTCCCTGGCTTGGACAACTTTAAATTACAAATCTCTAAACAATGGCTTTTTCTCTTTGCTATCTTTCTGCCTGGCATAACTTATCTCACTTGTcttcctccttttgttttttttttcctatggttcttattttctttgtttttcttctatcATTCCTCTGTTTACATTTCTATGTCGTCCTGCAAACCACCCGAGAGGAACAAATTTCCAcgtaatgtttttaaatttgccgGGCTCGCGCGTAAATTAGCAACATGGCACCTGGTCAAAATGATGACGCCATTGaccggaagtgaaatttcacttccttagaaACGCGCGCAAGATAGGTCCGAGGGCccttaaaacttaaaaaaggAGTGACGCCAATGGTACGAACTTTGTAGTCACAACAATATCCTTAAAAAGCAATTTTGCAGTTCAAAGTGTGTAATGTAGCATTCAACTTTTATAGCTTAAGTAAAACAACtggatatcatcgaccttcATTGTTCTCATTCCGGTTCCGGCTCCGGCTCCGGATTCTGGATTTCCTGGTATTCCGTACGCCATTGCCGTCACCGTTGTCGttgtttaagctccctaataggtcAACCACGACATGTCACAATAGgaagcttacgcaaggacgacgaagATGCCAACGAGAACgtttaatatttaattaagagaataaatttatttcccgttattgtacaTATTTAGTAAGAACCGGTCAGCGGAAACGCACACAAACATAAACGCCGTATACCTTTGGTGAGCATGAAATCATAGAACTTCGCGGCTTTCGTATTGCATGACAACCAGCTTGCGAGCAGTTTTATAGCTAGGAATTTCAAAGTTGAACATCCCGAATTTTAGGAGTGCTTTACTGAGCATTATTCACATCGTGACAAGGCAACCGGTACGAACTGAAATACCAAAAGATATCACCTGAATCCCCTGCTGAAATACCAAGATGCAACACTGATTTGTCACCTAAATCTAAAAGCAAATAATGATGTTTgggggtgtctggaaaacccgaatagcgaatagcgaatagtcgcgaatagcaaatagtacgaacagtgcgaatagtggcgaatagtgacgaatagtcttcaatagtcaccgccttatgctgaacaatctcgtaatcaaagcaaataatatgctcacctgtcgtcgaaaagagagtttcgtgcatgcCCTTACAAACAatctaaagaagaacaaacgtcaaaatgcaaaaatataaatctctttcattaatacatcaagctcatgatcatctcctcccacagtggcgcccgaacataaatttcatcatcctcatctgtgctgtccgatccggcgagacacgttctgtaaaaaggaataaaatcaaaatgtgaggcaagtggtttgtgattaaagagacaaacgagctactctgataaccgTTGCGTTAAGCAAAAAACCTAAAAATCGAGTTTTACCCAATTTTTCACCTGATTTTACATACAATAGGCAGATTTGGTCGTTTTAGGCTGAAAAGTGGATTTTTCAGCAAAAAATCTTGTTACTttcttaaccctttggctactagagatttggccgaaaaacacgttttgaagctagttgaggggttttttggtcactgtcgtgctgtttaagagctaaatctccctacaagCCCGTtcccaggttgtacactccgcggccttttcaaccaggtgcaaaataagcgcttgcaaagttcgggcatgcacaacactttcgactttcacttttcgctttctctccttccctctcttttcgctttctttgcctcattttttttttgaacttgctgggcatttggtaggctttattttggtgggaagagtttctgagaaacctttcatcatcttagaattaggtgctaagaaaggtaggtgggtaatggagcaagcttttcatggagattttcgggtcagtgttacatgttttttttggccgtttctccagtttccttcactcaattgtgctcattctggtatagtttgaaagatctcttctccctgcacaagttagtgaacaaagctgttcctgaccgttaaaagtgatgacgtcacaaggggtagatgggaccgtggataaaggtGGACGTCTTtggccagatagtaatcaaagggttaattaattatacaaataaggaacaggatttcagtgcatttattaccttttcttctcagagctcaagctgtccttcgcccacacatctctgcttttttagcgggaaaatcccatccaacgctgctgcgcggttgaccaggaagtactgggtaccaaattttcgtcatttcgtcacaatcccccccaccccctccaccattatttgccactatttgttactattcgtcactatttaaacaatagagtgtttctgtcgaggaactatcggctgatagttgccccgcggaaatttgatgttcttaaaacaaatatttgcgaagcgaagcttcgagggcaaatatgctagttttaagaacatcaaatttccaaggggcaactatcataccgatagttccgagacataaacactctattgtctttattgttcactactaaattttcttctgcgcgccagctcaaaaatcatgttgaattattttcaactttatcgGACGAAAgtcgtgtcagccaatgtaaaatttgaaaaagaaaacaaacaaaaaccctcttaatacaatttcgattgtttattttccatgaggccgcttgtttacagaagtattttcagcggacgactactatccacccgggtattttcctcggacgggcactatgggctgatagtagGCACCTTAAGCAAcagacgttttcgttgacgacgGCGACGTGAGGACCGATAAGAGACTGGGGCTAGAACGGCTTCAGGTTGCGGTCGCGACAACAAGTTACTAGCCTTAACCAAAGCGCGCGAAAACGTGACGCCGCCCCCGGCGAGCTTTCGCAGAGTTGGTGGCAAATTCGTAATCCAAGACAAAGCTTCCGATCACTTTGCATTTCGCCAAGGTTATGTCCAGCTTAAAGGAAACGCGAGATTTACTTTTAGTTTCCCGTGTCAAAGGAATCATAAACGCAAATGAATTTGCCATTCTTTACGACGTAAATATGTCAAAAAATCCACTATTTCCGTACGACAACTATGAAGAATTCTCACTGGGCAATTTCAGCGAAGAAAAATGCATAGCGGAATTTCgtgttgagaaaaatgatttGCCTGTTTTGGGAGATGCACTTGGAATTCCACCGGTGTTCCGTTGCTCGCAGAGGTCCGTGTTTCAAGGAATGGAAGGCTTGTGTATGCTGCTTAAACGACTTGCATATCCTTGTCGTTACAGTGACATGATTCCACGATTTGGCAGACCTGTCCCAGAAATTAGCATGATGACCAATGTTGTTCTAGACTGGATTTACAACGAACATGGCCACCATCTTACTGATTTTAACCAGCCCTTCCTCTCCCGTGCCTCTCTGCGAACATATGCAGATGCAATCCATCAAAAAGGCGCAGCGTTGAATAACTGCTGGGGTTTCGTTGATGGCACTGTCCGTCCTATTTGCCGCCCACTCCAAAATCAGCGAATCGTCTACAATGGCCACAAAAGGGTACATGCCTTAAAGTTCCAATCTATTGTAACCCCTAATGGTCTTATTGCCAACTTGTATGGCCCAGTTGGTGAGtagaaatataattatattgaaaTATTAATAACCAAAGGTAGTGTTATTTCCCGGTTTTACCCTTAAGGAAACACtctatttttttctcaacattCGCCGTATTTTCCGTAAATTATGTGCTCCTGTTATCCGCTAAACGATAATTGCAATGCTGAAATTACAAATAGTAGTACAGCAAAAACGATGATATGGGAGAGGGTTATTTTGATACAGTTTGGAAATGTTCGAGAGCAGAAGGGCGCCGGGGTCTTGAAAGAAAACGGGAGGAGCCTAACATAATTTTGCTATTATTGTTATACGATCatattctttatttttgtctttcaagaGGGCAGGAAGCATGACAGTGGGATGCTTGCCGATTCCGGAGTGTACAACGAGTTGGCTAGGAACTCTTTTGACCCGGCTGGACACCCTTTGTGCCTATACGGAGACCCGGCATACCCGCTGAGAGTCCACCTCCAAGCTCCCTTCAGAAATGCGGTTCTTACCCAGCAGATGGAAGATTTTAATAATTCAATGAGTGCCGTTCGCTCTTCAGTTGAGTGGCTTTTCAGCGACGTTATCAACGATTTTAAGAGCCATTTTccgagaaaattgaaaatcgcaagacactcgtaaaaaatcgattttttttttctttggccaaaacatcccttttagtgacctaattcaagaaaaaatagttttgggttcaagcgattcattgtacgggagaaataacaaaaagtttgaaaaatcgatttattgctggtttttcgcgcttaaaaacaacagaatccGACCTCAACTTCGAGAAAACGGTGAGcgcataagaaacaatccctaacatCGAAACTTCAGGCGAATATTATTTCGTTCTTAATCTTTGAAgccctaaaagaaaatttgaaaaaataagttttttacatttacaatcgacaagtttaaaaagaacatatttgtgtctcttgaaatgttagaaaatgaaagcgaactttaactgttgaaaaagccctctggtatatgccgcttCCTAGTAAAACCCATATAGAATAAAGCCTTGGCTATTGAAGTAAATTACGGGAAAGTTTTAGCTCTGGAAATTAAATACAGCCCTGACACTGGagtaagcaatttgagaatttcattaaataaaatgtatgcaaattagacggcccGCTGAAGGAATTCATACTAA harbors:
- the LOC137989836 gene encoding uncharacterized protein, which gives rise to MSSLKETRDLLLVSRVKGIINANEFAILYDVNMSKNPLFPYDNYEEFSLGNFSEEKCIAEFRVEKNDLPVLGDALGIPPVFRCSQRSVFQGMEGLCMLLKRLAYPCRYSDMIPRFGRPVPEISMMTNVVLDWIYNEHGHHLTDFNQPFLSRASLRTYADAIHQKGAALNNCWGFVDGTVRPICRPLQNQRIVYNGHKRVHALKFQSIVTPNGLIANLYGPVGE